From the genome of Croceibacterium atlanticum:
TTCGGACCGCCCGGCCCGCCGCCGCCGCCACCCTTGCGACGCGGACCTTCCGGCCCGCGATTCTTGAAAATGTCTTCGATACTGGCCGAACGGCGCGGCGGCCGTTCATCCGAACCGCCACCGGGCAGCCACGGATTGCGCGGCCCCTTGGGGCCTTCGCCGCCCGACGGCGCAGGCGTGCCTTCTTCCCCGGAGCCTGATCCGTCTCCGGAATTGCCCGATTCCTTGTCGCCGCCTGGTTTGCCCCAGGGGCTTCGCTTCCCGGCCATTGCCAGCGCGATCCTTTCGATCATCCCGCCCATTCTTTCCATAAGCTCCATTTATAGGGCGGATATCGGTAAAAAACAGGGGAGGAACGGACATTTTCGCTGCATGGTCGCCGTATTAACGCTAGCAGGCGGCCCCATGACCTCCGCAGAAGATATCAAACAGCAGATTCCTCCCAAGATCGCGGCATTCGTCCGGTCGGTCCGTTTTGCCGACGGCGTGGCCACCATCGTTGCCGATGCATCGGGCCTGGGCCGCGCCGCTGCGGCCGAATTGCAGCGAGAGCTGGAAAGCCATGCCAGCGCAGTGGATGGCGTATCGGAAGTGCGCGTGGCGCTGATGGCTGACCGCGTGGCCCGGCGCATCATTGCCATCGGGTCCGGCAAGGGCGGGGTGGGCAAATCCACCCTGACCGCAAATCTTGCCGTGGCGCTGGCCCGGATGGGGCGCAAGGTCGGCGTGGTGGATGCCGATGTCTATGGCCCGTCGCAGGTCATGCTGCTGGATGCCGCCAACCAGAAGGTGAAGGCGGAAGACGACAAGCTGGTGCCGGTGGAAAGCGAATTCGGCGTCAAATTGCTGTCCATGGCGCAATTGGTGCAGCCGGGTAAGGCAATCGCCTGGCGCGGGCCGATGGTGGGCAACGCATTGTCGCAGCTGATGGATTCGCATTGGGGCGACACCGAATTACTGCTGATCGACCTGCCGCCGGGCACGGGCGACGTGCAGCTGACCATGCTGCAGAAGTTCAAGCCGGCCGGTGCGATCGTGGTTTCCACGCCGCAGGATCTGGCGTTGATCGACGCGACGCGCGCGATCGATCTGTTCAGGCAGGCGCAGGTGCCCGTGATCGGCCTGGTGGAAAACATGGCCGGCTATGTCTGCCCGCATTGCGGCGAAATTTCCGATCCCTTCGGCCAGGGCGGGGCGGAAGCCGCTTCGCGCGCATTGGGCGAGGATTTCCTCGGCCGCGTGCCATTGGCCATGGAAATCCGCGTCGCCAGCGATACCGGGCAGCCGCCCGCCGCCAATGATACGGAACAGGGCCGCGCCTTTACCGCCATTGCGGAGCGTCTTTCCGCCTGGCTGGACGCGAACAAGGAATAGGCCGGGTGAAGATTTCGCGCCGCGCTGTATTGGCCGGTGCGGCCGCGGGCGGCGGCCTTGTTGTCGCGTGGATGCTGATGCCGCGCGATTACGGGTCATCCCTGGAAGCCGGCCCGGGCGAAGCGGGCTTTGGCGCCTGGCTGAAGATCGACCGGCAGGGCGTGATCACCGTGGCAATGCCCCAGCTGGAAATGGGCCAGGGCATTTCCACCCTGTTGCCGCAGATCGTGGCGATGGAACTGGGGGCGGACTGGCGCCAGATCGCGGTGGAGCCCGCACCGGTCAGCGCCGCCTATGCCAATTATGAACTGGCGGCGCGATGGGCGCCCATGTGGCGGCCCCTGTTGCCATCGCTGGCGGAAAAAGCGGATGACCTGATGCTGCGCCGCTGGGCGGAAGGGGAACGTTTTACCGCCACGGCCGAAGGCACATCCATCGCCAATTTCGAACTGCCTTGCCGCGAGGCGGCGGCCAGCGCACGGGCCATGCTGACCATGGCCGCGGCGGAACGCTGGGACGTGCCGTGGCAGGAATGCCAGGCGGAAAACGGCTTCATCCGGCATGGTGAAGCGCGCCTGAGCTTTGCCGAACTGGTCGAGGATGCTGGCGAATTCGATCCGCCGGACCCGCCGCCCCTGCGTCCGCAGGCGCCGAAGGATGGCGAGCCGGAATTCGCGCTGGAGGATGAACGGCACTTGCCCTTCCCCCGGCTGGACCTGCCATCGAAGGTGGATGGGAGCTGGCTTTTCGCCGGAGATGTCCGCCTGCCGGACATGGTTTATGCCGCCATCCGCCACGGGCCGCTGGACCGGGCGGAAGTGTCCAGTTTCGACCGGGAAGCGATCGCCGGCCATCCTGAACTGTTGGGTGTGGTCAATGGCAAGCGCTGGCTGGCCACCGTGGCAAGCAATTGGTGGGCGGCCGAACGCGCGCTGGATGATCTTGCCGTGCGGTTCCGCGTCACGGACCCTGTCAGTTCCGCCGAAATCGCCGAGGCGCTGGATGCGGGCGTGCGCCGGGGGGCGGGGCAGCGCGTTGGCCAGCGCGGCGATGGCGACGCGAATATGGTCGAACCGACGCTGGCCTTTCGCTATGACATAATGCCCGCTGCGCATGGCACGTTGGAAACCGCCAGCTGCACGGCGCGCCTTGCCAATGGCCGGCTGGAATTATGGCTGGCCACGCAGGCGCCGGAATATGCACGGGAAGCGGCGGCAAAGGCGCTTGGTCTCTCCCTCGGTGATGTCGTCCTCTATCCAATGCCGGCAGGGGGCAGTTTCGACCGGCGGCTGGAACACGACCACGCGATAGAGGCGGCGCTGATTGCGCGGGAAACGGGCCGCCCGGTGCAACTGGTCTGGTCGCGCTGGCAGGAACAATTGCGGCTGCGCCCGCGCCCGCCGGTGGCGGCAACGCTCAGTGCCAGGCTGGATTCGTCGGGCCGGATCGAAATCATGCGTGCCCGCGTGGCCGCGCCGCCTTCCGCGCTGGAATTCGGCCGCCGCCTGTTCGGCAACGCCACCAGCTGGGGTGCGATTGCCGATGTCGCGGGGGAAGCGGATGCCATGGTGCTGGAAGGGCTGATGCCGCCCTATGCCATCCCCCATGTCGCGCTGGATCATGTGCCTGTGCGGATCGGCCTGCCCACGGGGCGACTGCGCGGCAACGCCCTTGGCTATGGCTGCTTCATGATGGAAAGCTTCATCGATGAAGTGGCGCGGCGGCAGGAACAGGAACCGCTTTCCTTCCGCATTTCCATGCTGGGGGACGATCTGCGCCTTGCCCATTGCCTGCAAACTGCCGCGCGGCTGGGCAATTGGGGCGGCGGCGAAGCGGGCAGCGGGCAGGGCCTGGCCTGCCACCGCATGGGCGATGATGCGCGCAGCGGCCGCATCGCGCTGATCGCGACGGCGGTCGCCGGAGAAGGCGGCGTGCGGGTGGAAAGGTTGAGCGCTGCGGTCGATATCGGGCGTGTCATCAATCGCGATATCGCCCTGCAGCAGATAGAGGGCGGCTTGCTGTTCGGCCTCGGCCTCGCGCTCGGTTCGGGCATGGAATATGATCAGGGGCTGCCGGTGCAGGGGCGGCTGGCTTCGCTCAACATGCCCTCCCTGGCTGACAGCCCGGAGATCGAAATCGAACTGATCGAAAGCGATGCCGATCCATTCGATCCGGGCGAATTGCCGGTGGCCCCGGTCGCCCCCGCCATCGCCAATGCGCTGTTTTCCGCAACGGGGCTTCGCTTGCGGCGCCTGCCGCTGCTATCAGGTGGATTATGACCTGGCAGAAACAGAAACTTCCGGCGGACCACAAGCCGGTGAAAAGCGGCGGCGTCGGCGTGCTGCTCGTCAATCTCGGCACTCCGGATGCGCCCGATCCGCGCTCCGTCCGGCGATATCTGGCGGAATTCCTTTCGGACCCGCGCGTGATCGAGATTCCGAAACTGGTCTGGCAGCCGATCCTGCGCGGTATAATATTGAATACGCGGCCGAAAAAATCGGCAGAGGCCTATGCACAAGTATGGTCGGACAAGGGCTCCCCGCTGGCGGCGATCACGTCTGACCAGGCGGAATTGTTGCAACAGAGGCTCGGCACCGATGTGCAGGTCAGCTGGGCCATGCGTTATGGCAATCCACCCATCGGTGACAGGTTGCAGGCCCTGATGGATCAAGGCTGCGAACGCATATTGCTGGCCCCGCTCTATCCGCAATATTCCGCGGCATCGACCGCCACGGTTGTGGACAAGGCGGGGGAGAAGCTGCGGGAAATGCGTTGGCAACCCGCCCTGCGGACCTTGCCGCCCTATCATGACGATCCGGCCTATATTGCCGCACTGGCAAAGGATATCGGCGCCCAGCTGGACGCGCTGGAATTCCAGCCGGAAACATTGCTGCTGAGTTTCCACGGAATGCCGAAGCGGACGCTGGAACTGGGCGATCCCTATCACTGCCACTGCCACAAGACCGCGCGCCTGCTGGAAGAAGCGCTGGCCCGCCCGTCAGTGCGGTTCCGCACCACGTTCCAGAGCCGTTTTGGCCGCGCCGAATGGCTTGGCCCGGCCACCGATGCCGTGCTGGCGGAAGAGGGCAGGGCGGGCACGAAACGCCTGGCCATCGCGGCTCCGGGCTTTGCCGCCGATTGCCTGGAAACGCTGGAAGAACTCGCCATTCGCGGGCGGGAAGAATTCGTGGAAGCCGGGGGCGAACAATTCGCCGCCCTTTCCTGCCTCAATGCCGGGCCGACCGGGATGGACATGCTGGAGGGGTTGATCCGCCGCGAACTTTCCGGCTGGATCTGAACGAAACGCTCAGAAATCTATGGCGATTCCGTCTTTGACCCAGTCGCCATAGCGGGTCGGACTCAGCTCTTCCTGCGCCTTTTCCAGCGCCGCCGGTTCGGGCGGCGGGTTGTTGGTCCAGTAATCGGGCTTGCGGAAAGATGTGGGCCGCTTTGTCATATTCCCATCATGGGGTGGCTGGCGCCCGGATGCAATCGCCTATAAGCCGACAATCTATGCCAGCTCCACCAGGACTTCCCGCGCGCCGTGCCGCGCTCCGCCTGCTCGATGCGGTGCTTCGCCGCGGTGAAATGCTCGACCAGGCCGATCACGCGGCCATGGGCGGAGTGCCCGGCCTTGCCGATCGTGCGCTCGCCCGGGCCATCGCCGGGGAGGTGCTGCGCTGGCTGGTCGATCTGGATGCGCTGATCGACAGCGCGACCAGGCAGAAACTGGCCGGCGACGCCAAGGCGCGGATGGTCCTGCGCATGATGCTGGCGCAATGGTTGCGGCTGGAAACGCCGCCCCATGCCGTCATCGGCACCGGCCTGCCCTTGCTGGATGGCGGGCCGCGGCGCCTGGCGCATGGAGTCTTTTCCAATCTCGCGCGGCAGAAAGTGACTTTGCCGGATGTGCCGACCCTGCCGGAAGCGGTGGCATCCCGCTGGGGCGAGCGCGCACCGGCAATCGCGGCGGCAATCGCCCGCCCGCCCCCGCTCGATCTCGCCCTGCGCGATGCGGCGGAGACGGAACAATGGGCGGAACGCCTGTCCGCAATCGTTCTGGCACCGGGCCATCTGCGCCTGCCGCGCGGTGCCCCTGTCACCGAACTGGCCGGATACAAGGAAGGCGCCTGGTGGGTGCAGGATTTTGCCGCATCCCTGCCCGCGCGCCTGCTCGGCCCGGGCGAGGGGAAGCGGGCGCTGGATCTGTGCGCCGCGCCGGGCGGCAAGACATTGCAACTCGCCGCTGCCGGCTGGCAGGTGACGGCGCTCGACCTCAGCGAGAAGCGGCTTTCCCGCCTCCGCGAAAACCTCACCCGCACCGGTTTGCAGGCGGAAATCGTGCAGGCCGATGCGCTGAAATGGACGCCGGAGGAAAAGTTTGACGCGATCCTGCTGGACGCGCCCTGCACGGCCACTGGCACCTGCCGCCGCCACCCGGATGTGATCCACCGCATCGGGCCGAAACAGATCGACGATGTCGCTGACCTTCAGGCAAAACTGCTCGACCGCGCGAGCCATTGGCTGAAGCCCGGCGGACGGCTGGTCTATGCGGTCTGCTCTCTCGAACCCGAAGAGGGCGAACATCAGGTGGTCGGCTGCATGCTGCCCGCCGATCCGATCAAGCCGGAAGAATTGCCCGCCACCGTGCCGCCCACCGCAAAGGGCTGGCTGCGGACCGATCCGGGAATGCTGGCCGAACAGGGCGGAATGGACGGCTTCTTCGCCGCCCGCTGGCGCGCCGACTAGGGGCGGTTCTGTCATCGCTGGATTCCCGCCTGCGCGGGAATGACGAATAGAAAGCATGAACCCACCTCGTCATTCCCGCGCAGGCGGGAATCCAGTCAGCATAGCGGTTCGAACCCGAAATCCTCTGCCAGATCGCGCCAGGCAGAATTGCTGTCTTCGATCAGCCGCAGCTTCCACGCGCGGTTCCATTTCTTCAGGCGCTTTTCCCGCGTGATGGCGTGGTCCATGGTCGAATGCTGTTCGAACCAGACGAGCATCCTAACGCCGTGCTCCTTCGTGAAGCCGGATATTGCGCCGGTCCGGTGCTGGTAGGCACGTTGCAGCAGGTTGGAGGTGACGCCGATATAGAGCGTGCCGTTGCGGCGGGAGGCCATGATGTAAACTGTCGGCCCGAAGTCGCGTTGCATGTGATGGCGCTACTGGATTCCCGCCTGCGCGGGAATGACGAAAAGGGGGCTTGGACCTCATAACTCGTCATCCCCGCCAATGCGGGGTCCAGTCGGGCCAGACTTTCCTACAGGCCGCGAGGCGTGCTGACCTTGCCGGATGTCCTCCCGCGCACGCCAACCATCTGCAATCACGCCAAAATACCGACCCCGCAACCAGCCGGAATTTCCCTCTCAGGACAGTGTTCCAACTGTTCCAGCGAGTGAGCTGGCCTGCCGCCGCAGGGGCCGCTCAGCCCTTCACGCGATTCTGGAAGCTCTTGCGCAATTTCATCAGCTTGGGCGGGATCACGGCCAGGCAATAGGGGTTTCGCTGGCCTTCCCCTTCCCAGTATTCCTGGTGGTAATCTTCCGCCGGATACCATTCGGCTGGGCCTTCCACCGTCGTCACGGCACTGCCGCCATGTTCATCGTTCCAACGGGCGATGGCGGCTTGGGCTTCAGCGCGCTGCGTCTCATCCAGCGGGAAAATCGCGCTGCGATACTGGGTGCCCACATCATTGCCCTGGCGGTTGAGCTGGGTCGGATCATGCGTGCCCATGAACACGTCGAGCAATTCGCCATAGGAAATGACGGAGGGATCGTAAGTCACCCGTATCGCTTCGGCATGGCCGGTCGTG
Proteins encoded in this window:
- a CDS encoding Mrp/NBP35 family ATP-binding protein; this encodes MTSAEDIKQQIPPKIAAFVRSVRFADGVATIVADASGLGRAAAAELQRELESHASAVDGVSEVRVALMADRVARRIIAIGSGKGGVGKSTLTANLAVALARMGRKVGVVDADVYGPSQVMLLDAANQKVKAEDDKLVPVESEFGVKLLSMAQLVQPGKAIAWRGPMVGNALSQLMDSHWGDTELLLIDLPPGTGDVQLTMLQKFKPAGAIVVSTPQDLALIDATRAIDLFRQAQVPVIGLVENMAGYVCPHCGEISDPFGQGGAEAASRALGEDFLGRVPLAMEIRVASDTGQPPAANDTEQGRAFTAIAERLSAWLDANKE
- a CDS encoding xanthine dehydrogenase family protein molybdopterin-binding subunit; the encoded protein is MKISRRAVLAGAAAGGGLVVAWMLMPRDYGSSLEAGPGEAGFGAWLKIDRQGVITVAMPQLEMGQGISTLLPQIVAMELGADWRQIAVEPAPVSAAYANYELAARWAPMWRPLLPSLAEKADDLMLRRWAEGERFTATAEGTSIANFELPCREAAASARAMLTMAAAERWDVPWQECQAENGFIRHGEARLSFAELVEDAGEFDPPDPPPLRPQAPKDGEPEFALEDERHLPFPRLDLPSKVDGSWLFAGDVRLPDMVYAAIRHGPLDRAEVSSFDREAIAGHPELLGVVNGKRWLATVASNWWAAERALDDLAVRFRVTDPVSSAEIAEALDAGVRRGAGQRVGQRGDGDANMVEPTLAFRYDIMPAAHGTLETASCTARLANGRLELWLATQAPEYAREAAAKALGLSLGDVVLYPMPAGGSFDRRLEHDHAIEAALIARETGRPVQLVWSRWQEQLRLRPRPPVAATLSARLDSSGRIEIMRARVAAPPSALEFGRRLFGNATSWGAIADVAGEADAMVLEGLMPPYAIPHVALDHVPVRIGLPTGRLRGNALGYGCFMMESFIDEVARRQEQEPLSFRISMLGDDLRLAHCLQTAARLGNWGGGEAGSGQGLACHRMGDDARSGRIALIATAVAGEGGVRVERLSAAVDIGRVINRDIALQQIEGGLLFGLGLALGSGMEYDQGLPVQGRLASLNMPSLADSPEIEIELIESDADPFDPGELPVAPVAPAIANALFSATGLRLRRLPLLSGGL
- the hemH gene encoding ferrochelatase; the protein is MTWQKQKLPADHKPVKSGGVGVLLVNLGTPDAPDPRSVRRYLAEFLSDPRVIEIPKLVWQPILRGIILNTRPKKSAEAYAQVWSDKGSPLAAITSDQAELLQQRLGTDVQVSWAMRYGNPPIGDRLQALMDQGCERILLAPLYPQYSAASTATVVDKAGEKLREMRWQPALRTLPPYHDDPAYIAALAKDIGAQLDALEFQPETLLLSFHGMPKRTLELGDPYHCHCHKTARLLEEALARPSVRFRTTFQSRFGRAEWLGPATDAVLAEEGRAGTKRLAIAAPGFAADCLETLEELAIRGREEFVEAGGEQFAALSCLNAGPTGMDMLEGLIRRELSGWI
- a CDS encoding DUF1674 domain-containing protein — its product is MTKRPTSFRKPDYWTNNPPPEPAALEKAQEELSPTRYGDWVKDGIAIDF
- a CDS encoding RsmB/NOP family class I SAM-dependent RNA methyltransferase; protein product: MPAPPGLPARRAALRLLDAVLRRGEMLDQADHAAMGGVPGLADRALARAIAGEVLRWLVDLDALIDSATRQKLAGDAKARMVLRMMLAQWLRLETPPHAVIGTGLPLLDGGPRRLAHGVFSNLARQKVTLPDVPTLPEAVASRWGERAPAIAAAIARPPPLDLALRDAAETEQWAERLSAIVLAPGHLRLPRGAPVTELAGYKEGAWWVQDFAASLPARLLGPGEGKRALDLCAAPGGKTLQLAAAGWQVTALDLSEKRLSRLRENLTRTGLQAEIVQADALKWTPEEKFDAILLDAPCTATGTCRRHPDVIHRIGPKQIDDVADLQAKLLDRASHWLKPGGRLVYAVCSLEPEEGEHQVVGCMLPADPIKPEELPATVPPTAKGWLRTDPGMLAEQGGMDGFFAARWRAD
- a CDS encoding GIY-YIG nuclease family protein produces the protein MQRDFGPTVYIMASRRNGTLYIGVTSNLLQRAYQHRTGAISGFTKEHGVRMLVWFEQHSTMDHAITREKRLKKWNRAWKLRLIEDSNSAWRDLAEDFGFEPLC
- the msrA gene encoding peptide-methionine (S)-S-oxide reductase MsrA, with protein sequence MSEQAILAGGCFWCTEAVFRDVIGVSEVGSGYIGGNVPDPTYKQVCSGTTGHAEAIRVTYDPSVISYGELLDVFMGTHDPTQLNRQGNDVGTQYRSAIFPLDETQRAEAQAAIARWNDEHGGSAVTTVEGPAEWYPAEDYHQEYWEGEGQRNPYCLAVIPPKLMKLRKSFQNRVKG